The DNA segment TTGGTCATTTATGGTGCCTGTATTAgaatttttgcattttacttgGCGTTTTGGTTTTCATACAGTTTTCTTTCTGGCTTTCATATTGAGGTCATCCTGCTTGTACAGAACACCCCATAAGGAAAAATTTAAATCCATAGAAGATGATAATCCAGTCCTATTTATTTCCTGCAGACAATGTTTTTAGATTTGGATACTACAACTAATCtcaaaaaatctgtgttttgttgGCCAGGTTGAAAATAAGATGTCTTACATGAATACTTGTAGGTGCCACTCTTTTCAATGGGAGTAGCAGGTAGTACCTCAAAAAGTTACATCTGATAGTGGATTTTGCCATCCAACTTTAGGTGCTCAGATTGAGAATTTTGGCTCTAATGTTTGCTGCAACCTTAGGTTTGCCACCAATCCACCTGACAGTGTCCCTTTAAGCAGGAGCTTCCCCATAGCTGCATTCTCTTATCCCGAGACGCTTAGGATGCTTTTCATACGCTACAGTTTCTGAAGGTCAATGCATACACATTTTAATACACAGTGATAAGACAGTGTATGGAACTACTTGGCAGTATTTAGCTGGTACAGTTTCTTGTGGAAACAACAGAATTCCAAAACACACCACACCGAATGCTTATGGGTTATTACAAGCAAAAATCCCGAGACACCGGGAATTAAAAAGCAGAGTTCAACAAAGGAACACTGATACCGTTGGTTGATATGAACAAAGTTGTGCCAAgtcttccttctttgctttttcaaGTGGAGAAATAAACtgggaaaggaagcagaagtggggggggggggggggggaaggacatAAACCAACAGTTATTATAGTTACTGTTAAGCTTTATCTCACAGAAGCATGTGCTCTAGGAGAATGGCAAACACCTTTAACACATTTTTGCTGAAAGAGCATGATGTGTCTTGAACACAGTATGCCTTCCTAGCTGGAATGGGGATGCTCCTCCTGTGTCAAAAGGAGTTTGGAGGAGGAACTGGAGTGGAAAGCAGGGGAGACTGTGTCTCGAAAGATAGAAAGGGCAAGGACTGATGGTGCTGTTAGCTGCAATCCCCAGCTCCAGCAACATGTGCAGTCCCAGATGTTAAAACTCTTCTTTCAGCAGGGATCCAGCCTGCTTTTGCAGGGCCTCACTACCGCAATGGTAGGGAGCCTGGCTTGGGCCATTTCACCACCCATGGTAACTTGCTGCTGTGAGGAACTGCCCAATTTGTCTGCATCTATAGTCAGCCCTGCATGGAGGGTATGATCTTGTTCCCATTCAAATCAGTGACTGGAGAAGTCAGGCAGGCCTTGTCAGTGACAGCACTTGGATGCTTGATGTCAAGAGTATTTAAACATCTACTTGAGAGCTactgtaaataaatacatcattGAGTTCAATACAGAGGGTCCTTCCTGAAGCTGCAACATTTAGGCACTATTACAGAAGGATCAAatatactgaaaaaataatttaagatccAGAGCTTAAGTACATTTAAATCTCACTAGACTTGCACTAGTTCTCACTATTGTAAGCCATAACCTGGGTTTGATGATGTGACACTCAAGTTTGTGATTAAATAGCCTAAACCCAACCCAAGCCATGTCAAACCTGCTATGTCTATTTCTAAACTTACCAGGACAGACATCCAACATTTAAAACCAGGAGGGAAACAATGTtattacttttatatatatatgttattacTTATATATAATTTCAGCCTCAACTTCTAAGGAGAAATTATGAGCTATCTGGTctgttttttactttcttgttAAGATATACATAATGCTCAATGATGCATATATACACAGCAATCACTTCAATAGCTGCACATCCGCCTTCCCAGGTTGCTGCACTGGACTGCAGAACAAAGGCCTATCTTTCCCTTGAAGCCAGCTGCCTTGAGTACCCAGTTAATATAGTTAATTAATATCTAGCCATTTCCCATTCTTGCTGTATCAGTGTTATGAAACGCTACAATTATTCTGGGTCACTCTGGTGCCAGCATTGATAAGACTAATAAACTGCCACATGTATCTCAATCCATTTAGTCATGTTTACAGGTGATTCTGTAAGCCTTCTTTGCAGAAGCAacagaggaaaatggaaacatGCAGAATACAAGGCATGTAATTTGAGAGCTAGGAATTAATTCACAGCCACAGTCTAGCCTCCTGGTGAATTTCTTCTGGGTTACTACCTGGATTGTCTAACTCAAGAAATCTCCCTTTTAGGAGTTAATGCCATATTACAGTTATGTCACATAATGGCTGTTGCTAACACAGGGgttacataaataaaatgttcagtTCCTGTCATTACAAGATCCCTGGCTCCCAACCAGCATCTCTGCTGTAACAAATGTGTGGAATGAGATGACCTTTCAAGAGAAGAAATCATTAAGACTTTGGGCAATGTTTTAACAATATTCAGGTATTCAAGATGTAAAGGGATTTTCAGAAGCACCAACATCTCAAATTCCAGCTGATTTGGTGGGAACTAGGCAcctacatgcttttaaaaaatgtatcagaTGCCCGTTTGCCTGTGGACCTTCACCCTCTTTTTACAGGCTTGAGGTAATTCAAGCATTACTGTTCTCACTAGAAAACACCAGGACTGTGGCACTGGTTATAATGAAAGGAAGACATCTGAGACTGCACAAAAAATTCTATAAACATGAAAGGGGAGAATCTTTAATCCTAGGGAAAGTTATGCAACATGCTAATGTAAGATACATTAAAATGTCAACAAATTCTACCTATATAAGTGTCCGGAGAGTTTGCAGTAATTCTCACTATAACAGCATGACACTAGAAGGGGAATTTCACAAATTAAtcagtttaaataattttatatccatttttgtttgtttgttactatATCAGCACTTCGTAAGTCACAGAGCTATCAAGAtcataaatgaaagagaaaattaattactCACTTATAATTATAATGAGAATGACTGTGCATACTACACCAAGGATAATCATCATCTATAAAAAGAaagttatgagaaaaaaaaaaaaagagaaagtcaggTTTTCACATGAAAGACATTAACCCCTcaggttttttgcttttacttaaaGGCTCATTCCCTGCACTTTTAATTCGTGCAAAGACTCACTGCAACAGAGTTGTTAAGGCCCCAAATGTAGCGTCAATATTAGGAACAGCTGACCACTAGCAATAAACATAGCCTCTTTTGAAGTAAAACAACTCCAGAGGTGATTTAAGTGGCTGGATTCACACATCGACATGTACCACTTTAACCAGAGTAACTTGATCACTTTTCATCACATTCCCATAGTCAGGGAAGAGTCAGCTGGAGGTGCCTAATGCCTAGCAGCTATTTGTGCTGGCTTTGTGTACTTGTGCTGTTGAGAGAGGTAGACCATGCTAGCCAGCAGGGTTTCCAGTGTATTAGCTAGGAAATAGCTCATTGCAAAGTTGAAGTCTGCTCCCACAGGAACAGATACATCAGAGCCAGCTGTGCACAGACCATACCAGCACTGAGCTGTGTGGGGTAGAGGCCCCCACATGCGACTTGCTGAATACTAATGAGGTCACCAGAGATGGTGCAGTCCAATTCCCATCAGTAGCCTAGTGAAAATGGAAAGAGTGAAAAACAACAAGCACGGACATGTCAAATCAAGGGCTTCATTCCTCCCAACATATGTCTGGAGGACAGAGCCAGCCATTGGTTTGCaggagatttatttattttcccccctccttccagAGTCTGGGAGCCAGAGAAAGGACAGGGGGATTCTGTTTGTCAGGGTAAAGCAGGAAGCgacaaggaggaaaggagaatgagGGTAGGTTTGAAGGTCTAGTGTAGTGTAGGTCATTCTGGTGACTGCAGTCAGCACAGGTGAACCTAACTCAAAACCTGTGTCTAGAGCTTCCAAAAGCCCTGTTTCCTGCACTGTCAGGCAAAGCAACAGGGCAACAGCTAGAAGAGGCCCAGAGGAACTGCTCAGTTCAATTTCTAACCTAGATCCACTTATTTCTGGAGTGTTTTACATGTAGTTCTGCCAGAATATTTTGCCTTGCTTTACATTTCATAGCACTGTggactgaagagaaaaagcaggcaaCAGACTGTTGAGAGATACATGTGGGATTCTCCTTTGGGAACAGGTGGTTTTATTTGGGTGGACATGAATGGTCTGCAGCAAAGATGGTactgaagagaaatggaaatgaagctGAACTTCTGGCATAGTGTTCATGTTGCTGGTGCATGAGTAGAAAGAAGCAAGGATATGGGGTCTTATATGAATAAAAGGAGCTGAAGTTTCTGGGTCCAGAAAACACAAATCCTGGAAGAgatctgaaaaagcaaaaggagagtGAGGTTCCCTCTGCTCATGGGAAAGGATGAGACTCTgaaaacagcagaggaagagCTGGTCGATTAAAGTCCTCCTCTACCTTAATCTGCCACTCTTTAAAAGAGACTGTCATTTCCTCACTTCTCATAGTGGTTTGTGGAACCAAGTATCTTTTTGGTAGTTTACCATCCTAAAGCAAGATCAAGAGGCTGATGATCTCCTACAAGGAAAAAACTTCTTTTCTCCCACTACTAGAATTCACTACACCTGTTCAGGTTTTGTGGTTCACACAGGGAACTGACATGAATTAACATGGAATGCTCTCGCATCCCTATCTGCAGGCACTGACTGAAGCATCATAATTTGTATCTACATTTTATATACTGGAGAAATTATCTAAAGAATAGGTTCTGGTAAAGATCAAAGTTGCCTGAGTTATTATCCTTGAACGTAGAGGGCAAGgcatctctctctccccttgAGACCACTTAGAGATGCCATCCTGCAAGCAAAGTCCCATTAAATGCAAGTGAAAGTAATGTCTGCTATGAAGTGATTCTTAACAAGAATTTATATTCCTTACCTTGCAATTTTTCCACCAgtattttctcttcagtttggCTGCACTGGTTTCAAACTGTGAGGCACCTGCTTGCAATGCATCTGCCCGGTTGTCAAGCTCTGATAGCTTCTGGTCTCTTTCTAGCACCTTGTCCACATTCATTCTCATGATGTCTACCACCTGCAAAGGCACAGCCTCACATTAGATTCCACACACAGTAAAGCTGAAGGTCACCCATATGTTCACACTCTGGAATATCACATACCATACATaccaaaacatttgattttgttttaggtTTGGTAGACAAGTGGAATTAATGTTTCGAGTTTTAGAACAGCATTTAACCCTATGCCAGTCCTTTCAAAGACTCTATCACTACCAGTTTCATCTCACTgtatttaaataatgtattttttttttaataactctgggtttttgcaggtaatagttaaattatattaaatacaaaCAACATGGCCTTCGTTATTACAGAGTATGAGAAGTAATGAGAAGTGTGAGCCAGCCATTTACCATTATGGTATGTGATGGCAATTACCTGGACAGTGCCTCAAAAGCCATGCCTATGGAAACAGACACAATGAGAATACAGATGAACATAGCTATACTGTGCTCAGATGCCCTTAAAGGTAAAAAATAAAGGGACATTATGAAATAGCATAAGTAGTTTCAttaaagcttttaatttcttttagccTACAACTAGCTACTTTGCTACAGATACAAAAACCTGATGGAGACCAGTACCTCTATACTACATTTTGGTTGACATTTGTCCAGTCATCGCTAAGACCAAGCCATTGTTTTCCTTACACATTTAATTTAACTTCCTTACCTGAACTAGAGAAATTGGCTAGATAAAAGCCACTCTAAAGGGAACTGTATGCCTTTCCTGACCAACAAATTTACTCATTCTGCAGATCTTTCTCGGACAAGATGACTTCCCGGCCATAATTTGAAGTCCTCCTTGAAAGTGGAGGAGGAGAAAATTTTACCTGAGAAAATTCAGCCTGAAGTATATCAGGTAGCTCATGCCACTTCTTCGCACAGCCTCAGCGAAAAAAGTGTGCACACCCAGTACACAGCTGATAAGGCCCTTTCATGTATGTATTTTATACACTGAGTTAGATGAAAATCCTCTTCTAGCAAGCCAATAACTCTAAATAGAAATCCTATACAAATTCATAAGTAATATAAATGTTAGACAGTATACCAATCTCAGTAAAGTTGTGTCTACTTATTCTAGCAGTGGTTGCTGGTCTGTTACTTCTCATACTCTGTAATAAGGAAGGCCATGTTGtttgtatttaatataatttaactattacctgcaaaaacccagagttattaaaaaaaatacattatttaaatacAGTGAGATGAAACTGGTAGTGATAGAGTCTTTGAAAGGACTGGCATAGGGTTAAATGCTGCTCTAAAACTCGAAACATTAATTCCACTTGTCTACCAAacctaaaacaaaatcaaatgttttggtCAAACTAAATTTTCTTACTTGCTTTTTCAACCCAAAACCTTCCAAGGTTTTAAGTTcatatcaaataaaaaaaaaaatcttgttttcatttctcagCTAGTATTTAGCTGAATTTTGTCTTGATACAATGTTTCATGGTGAAAATTTTAAACTATtagaaaaagctgaaacaaaatactgtaacattttctacgcattctctcttttttttttttgcccagaacTATTTATTGAATTTAACCTGACTgcagttgtattggttttgtgtggcaaggttttagtagcggggggtgggggggtggggtgtgtgttacaggggtggcttctgtaagaagctgctggaacttcccctgtgttcaagagagagcgagcccataccagccggctctaagacggacccgccactggccaaggccgagccaatcagcgatagcggtaacgcctctgtgataacatttttaagaaggaaaaaaagttgagagagTGAGAAACAGCTGCCCGAGAGAGGATTAAGAACATGTAAgggaaacaagcctgcagacaccaaggtcagtgaagaaggagggggaggaggtgctccaggcacccgagcgaagattcccctgcagcccgtggtgaagaccctggtgaggcaggctgtccccctgcagtccagggaggtccacggtggagcagatctccacctgcagcccggggaggaccccacgccggagcaggtgggttcccgaaggaggctgtgaccccgtgggaaccccgccctggagcaggctcctggcaggacctgtggatctgtggagagaggagcccacggagcaggttttctggcaggacttgtgaccccatgggagacccacgctggagcagtgtgctcctgaaggactgcacaccgtggaatggacccatgctggagcagttcgtgaagaactgcagcccgtgggaatggcccacgttggaggagtttgtggaggactgtctcccgtgggtgggaccccacgctggagcaggggaagagtgtgatcagccctcgtcctgaggaggtaaagcggcagaaaataacgtgtgatgaccataaaccccatccctgtccccctgtgccgctgggggggcttggtggtgaaatcggggagtgtagttgtgcccgggaagaagggaggggtggagggaaggtgttctgagatttcgttttatttctcattaccttgctttggttgatttgtaataaattgagttaattttcccaaattgagtctgttttgcccgtgacggtaattagtgaatgatctctcctgtccttatatcgacccacaagctttttgttatatttttctctcccctgtccagctgagggtgggggagtgatagaacagctttggtgggcacctggcatccagccagggtcaacccctcTCAGCAGTGAACACTTGTCCAGATGAGACTGCATTTTTGTCAAATAAAGAAACATTTGTCTAGACTAACATCAAGATCTGGGCCTTGGAAAATAAGTTCTAAGGATGCCTAGAGAAATTAGAGGGGGAAACCCAACATGCGTATAGCTGAAACACTATATCAGCATTGATATAGCATTAAAAATGACAGTCATTTTGCTAAGACCAAAATTTTTCTCTTGAGCAAAGTCATGATCTCGTTGCTGAGTTTCGGGTTTGGGTCTGAAGTGCTGTGCAGAACAGCACTTGGGGCAGAAGAGCCAGAGGAGTGTAGTGCTGTGCTGTGGTGTTTGGTGCCACCTACAGATTACTTTCCCacaagacatgaaaaaaacccaaccaggaAGGATCTGGGAAGAAGGTCAAAGCAATGCTTAACAATTCAGCTCCTTAGGTGCTATAAGCCAGTTTCACCCTGGAGTGAAACTGAGTACTGAAAGCCCAGTGGCACTTTCCTCCCTCGTCTATTCTCGTACTGTGATTTCCCTATTAAACAAGGATCTGCTGACCATGTCCTATCCACTCAAAACCCATACCAGCCTCAGCCTCCCTCCCAAATGGGAGGCGAAAAAATTTGGATCCCGATTACCACCTGCATAATCCTCAAATCCCAGAGCTACTCATATTAGGTAAGAATTCCTGCCAAAATTACACCATCATGCTTCACAGGACGACAAACTTGCATGGGCTTGAGTGAAAAGTCTCAGAATACAGAGTATCTTAAACACAAAGCGGGGGTTCGCTAGCCTCACTGGAGCCATCTCCATTGATCTGCTTGAAGAGCCCCTATGTTTCTGACCTGCATCACTCATTTTAGACAATAACTAGCAATTAGTTTTTATGTTCTAGGGACAATTACTTTTGCTGTAGCTCACATAAACAATTACAGCACCATCATGATGTAATATGTTCAGGACAAGAAGTTCGTTTCATTATTCTGACCCAAGACAAAAGCTGAAATGTAATATTCCTTTCCCCACTGCAAGACACACTCCATTAACGTCAATGAAGTTAGCATGATGTGAAAATTGGTGATAATGAGAGAAGCTGGCCTTGAAATttctgcaggcagaggatgtTCTTGTGATCAGCTCTGAGTATCAGCAATGGGGAGGCCAGAAAGACCCTGTTTCAgatcttcagcaaagaaaaagttCTCAAAAAGACAAAGCTCAATTTGACAGGTGTATTTAACTCAtcttaagaaatgcatttgagTTGGATGTTGTGAGGTCTTGTctactatttttaaagcatatctGGAGCTTTTGAAAATAGAGGCCTTTATGCATGTAAATAGCTATTTTCTAACGTGTATTTTATTGAATTGGCATTAAAGAATCACACAAGCCCTGGCCACTTCCCCATAGGCAGCAGGCAACTAGTTACTTAAGTCTTTGTAGGGGTTTAGCAAAATTCTATACTTAGTACACAGCACACAAATCTGCACAGCAGGTGTGCAAGGATGCTACAGCTGCTACTGTACTGCTGCTATACTCAGGGCCTACACCCATAAGTGGTGGTATACTCACTTATTGCCATTAACACCCCGGTTACATGGACACTGGCATTACTGCCAAGGTGGCGGGATAGTCTGTATGCTACATGAATTTAAGGATCCAAGCTGGAACAGGCATGTGGTCCCCCAAGACCAACACAATGTGTGTGTGCCTTTCTTTGGGGATAAATTGTGATGATTAATCAGTAGAGCTGTGGCTAATGAACACAGCCCTGAGCTGTACGAAACTCATGGCTTGAATCTATCTATGAGAAGCTGATGGTCTGTCCCTGTGAAAAAGCCTATGAGATTAGCATCTAACCTTTAGGAATGCAGGATCACATTCAAAGAGCTGGTTCCACTATGACATTTCCTCCTAACCTGACTGACTGGGATGAATTCCTGAATTGGCACCAATGCCCACGTTTATTCTGCAGAAGTGTTACTGGTACGAAGATATTCATACTCAGAATCTCTCTTGTATTCTCTGCTTCCTCATAAATGCAATCCTTTGATAAACTTCATTTCCTAATGTGGTGGTGCAGTTCTGGAGGTGATTTTTTAAGCAATCTGaactgctcttctctctctcattctcccCTGTGACACTTAGGTCCACTGTCTTCAGATAAGCAGGAGTTGCTGGATCACTAGGGAGGAaactatcttaaaaaaaacaaaacaaccaccacatcAGCACCCTTGTGGTCAGCAACAAATCACCTGGAGCCACTTACCTCATCCACCCGGGCTTGTGTCTGCTGCAGCCGTTTGTTGCTTGACACATTGGTACCAGGAGGtagccctgcagccccagcactggtGGGACCTTGGGTAGGAGCTGGAGCGGACCTAGATCAAAACCAGAGAACATAAAAAGTGACTGAAACCATCTTCACTTGTTCACTACCCCTTTTCTGGAGCAAGTCAAAAGTACGTATCTCTTAAAAGTTTTCCATTGTCTCACAGCTCACATTTTCCATTCCTGGATTACAACGCTAGTGTCCCATTCCCTCCCATGCTGTAATTAGTTTTCATGCTCTTTCTTGACAGGACCATAGCAAactcttcccctccctttccgtcttttttaaacagcaaacaaTTCAGATTATCTACCCTAAGTTAGGCCAATGGTCAAACTGATCACAGGCCTGACTAGCAGGGCAAGAGCTTACGTCCCACTAAGGAAACAGACTCCACTCTGGGTATTTTGTGTTGATGCCATAGGAGCCAGGGCTGCGACCCTGTCTTCGTCCTCAGTGTGCTGAGTGATGTTCTCCCCTGCTCCTCGGTGTTTGGCTGGAAGCTAACCAAGTAAAGATAAacaaaaggagaggggaaagaaatggagaaggaagTGGGGGTAAGAATTGCACATAGCATGGGGTTAGTCA comes from the Accipiter gentilis chromosome 6, bAccGen1.1, whole genome shotgun sequence genome and includes:
- the LOC126039429 gene encoding vesicle-associated membrane protein 2-like, producing MSAPAPTQGPTSAGAAGLPPGTNVSSNKRLQQTQARVDEVVDIMRMNVDKVLERDQKLSELDNRADALQAGASQFETSAAKLKRKYWWKNCKMMIILGVVCTVILIIIIIYFST